From Juglans regia cultivar Chandler chromosome 9, Walnut 2.0, whole genome shotgun sequence:
CTGGCCATTACAAGGATTTTATTGATCTTTTCCATTCTCTCTTCAGGTGAGTAATGTCTGAAGTGCACCCCTTCTACTACAGATTCATGGTCCAGATTCTCATCAACATTAAGAATCCCGCATTCAATAGCTATAGCCCTTGCTGTGTGCACATTGTCACCGGTGATCATTTTGATGTTAACACCAGCGGCTCTGCAAGATTCTACTGCTGTTTTGACTTCCAGCCGACATGGGTCTTTCAAGCCAACTAACCCTAGAAAGGTGAGTCCATTTTCTTCAAGCTTCTCAAGAATCTGTCCATCTTCTTCTGCCATTTCTTTGTGGGCAAAGGCAATGCATCGGAGGCTTTTTGCTGCCATGTTCTTAATAATAGTCCCCAGCTGTAGTCTTTCTTCCTCGCCAATGGTTTTCCGCATCCCAGCTCTATCGTAATAAGTTGAACAAGAGGCTAGTATCATCTCAGCAGCTCCCTTCCAGTGGGTATGAATAGTCTTCTCACCGTTCTCCTTCACCAAAACTCCGCTTTTCTTTTTCAGTGAATTGAAGGCCTCTACATGGATTGTCTCATAATTTTGCTTAACTTCTTCGATATCCATTGCCAAACTAAACACAGCCCAAGAAAGTATTGCTTTTTCGGTTGGGCTACCCGAAATCTCTGGAATTGATGCAGAATGTGGTTTATAAATCATACCACCCGTGTTCAAACCAACCGCTTGATGCAAGAACTTGAGAACATTGTTTGCCATATCAAAAGAAGTATAATCCCTGAGTGCTTCCTTTCCAAGCCAAAATTCTGTGACTTCCATTTCGTTTAATGTAAGTGTTCCTGTTTTGTCTGTGCAGATGGTTGTGGCTGAGCCCATTGTCTCACAAGCAGATAGTTTTCGGACCAGGGCATGATCAGCCATCATCCGCTTCATAGAATAAGCCAGAGTTAGAGTAAGAGCCAAAGGCAAGCCTTCAGGAATAGCCACAACGATAATAATCACAGCAGCAGCAATCATGCCCACCACTGCATTCATAACGTCACCAAACATTGTCTTGGTGCCAATGAATTCCCTATTTCCCCCGTCATCTTTGGTATTTCCTGTGAAGTATCGAATCAGGAGAACTGCAAGAACAAGTGCAGCCACCACGAACCCAACATTCCCAATACATGAAGATAGCTTGCTGAGGCGTGCTTGCAATGGCGTCTCCTCTTTCAAGTCGCGGTTTGTCGAACTCATCATCCGACCCCATGCAGTGTTCATGCCAACAGAAGTGACAAGCATGAAACCGAAGCCATCCGTCACCTTTGCGCCCGATAGCATAAAGGGACTCCTTTCATATATCTCAATAAGGTCAATTTCTCCGGTCATGCTAGACTCATCCACCTCCAAGGAATGCCCTTCCAAGAACAACCCATCTGCGGGAATCCGATCACCAATCTTCAAGTACACAATATCACCCACAACAACTTCAAAGATCGATATTGGCCGCCGCCTCCCATTTCTCACAACTTCCACTCTTATATCACTACTCTTTTCAGAAAGCTTGTCGAATTGTCTTGATTGCCGAAAGTTGCTCACTGCTGACACAGAGACAACCATAATGACAGCAAGAATGATACTTCCGCCTTCGTACCACCCATCTCTCCAGCCATGTTGTTTGATCCCGAAAGTAAGAGATAGTACAGCACATACCATAAGTATAATAATAGTTGTATCTTTAAAAGCTGCTGACAAGAAACTAAGGAAGCCTTTTGCAGGTGGATTTCGGTATGTATTTTCACCAAAAACAATCTTTCGTTGGATAAGATCTGTTTCACCACCATTAATACCATCTCTTACATCACTTCGAAGAATTGAAGCAATATCTTTAACCCCTCCAATCTGACTCAAAGACTCAAAGTTTTTGTCTCTTACCATGTCACTAAACATTTTTGGATCAACGTTAAAATATGAAGCCGGTTTTCCGCGCGAAGAATTCTCCTTAAGGCGGTGCACATCGATGGTAACGTAGGATAGGGTGCGCAAGAGAGGACCAGTCTTGTTAAGAATTTTCTTGGACAAAGAAGTAAGAACCCTGGTGAAGTATATGGCTGTGATAGCCAACCGCCACCTCCGTTTGTGCATCTTAGAGATCACCGGCTGGTCTTCTTGAACACGGGTGGCTATTTGGTCAGTTGTTCGAACCATCGTAGCAGACTTGAAAACGGAGAAAAATGTTTGTGATAGTGTGAGAGAGTATAGCGTCTTAGGATACTTAGAAATTAGTAATTCAGAGTCATCCTAAAAGCTAGCAGAGATAATAAACTTATGGTCAGAAGTTTCCTCGTAGTTTCTCACTAGACTACTGCTTCTACTGAAGTCGTAATAGTGCTTGCCCATGACAGTTCTTTTGGGATATTGTaaaacttaattagttaatagagTATTAAAATAGAGATCTGTAGGTTCATTCTCGGTAATTGATGTAACATGCACGCACAGTTTTTGTCATAAACATAGCTAGACGTGATGATCATGCATGTGCTAGTTAATTCGTTCTGTTTCTGTGGATTCTATAAAAGCCAGCTTTCGAATAactctttaaattttatgtacCCTTCGGCTGGTGGGACCTATCTTTGGAGTCTCTTTAAATTCTATCGGTTTAAATTCTTGGCCCAACAAACCTGAATTTCCAGGCCTTTTTCGTAGAACTTTCTCTTCTCCTCAAGTACCAGTACATGTCCCATACTTAGTGATAGTATTATTTACCTGATCTCATGTCAATTTTTTAagaggaaaacaaataaaaattaagtatcTAAcggttttacaatatttttcataatttacaAATGACTTTGTAGATAGATGGACATTCTTGAAGGGATAATTCAAAATCTAAGTATTTTTAGTCCTCAAATATTGACGATTCTGAAATATATTACCAAAAACAGATGTATTCCAAGATTTCAAGGCCAATATTAGTCTCTTGAGTCTAATAGAGAGACGAACTAAACCCCAACAAAAACAATCTGAACCCCATGAAGCTTTTATACATGACTGGAAATTAGAGTGAAGTGTCAACAATCTCTTAAAtttgaaagaagagaaaaaatattaccatcttTGGTTTTAGAAAGATTTTCCAGTTCGAGAGGTGGATGATCAGAAAAAACTCTGTTTAGATGAGAAACTCTACTGTTAGACAGAGATAGCATGCACCAAATTAACTCTggtgaaattgaaaaaaaaatatatatatcctaagTTGAAGATCCAACAGATCATATCAATTGTGGGTATAGTTCCTAATTGAATGGGGATGGTTGAAGAGATTGAATCAATTTTCCAAATTCAATTAACAATGGCCGATTTTGGTCAATTAGTAATTTTCAAAACCAAGTGAATAACAACTCTTCTAAAATTCGAAGATGGAGGGTCGATGAATTTGGGTGCTCTAGTTTTTATCCGAACATTTCAAAcggaagagaaataaatttataaatgagtaTTACTTGTGTGAGTTTCCAGGCagaattttcaataaatattatgagatttatattatatatgtactaATGTCAAAAATCGCACAACAAGTCGAAATGGGAGAAGGAATCATTCTCAGCCTACTGAGGTAGTCCAAGACTAGATGAGGTGGTTTGAATCCCACGATGGTGGTCTGGAGTGGTGGTACGGTGCTCATACGTACATTTATagtagtgaataaaaaataaatacaggaaaaataaatagagatgaAGACATACATATTTATGTGGTTCAGTGCAGGATCTATATCCCCGGGTCATTCGGAGAGAAAATCCACTTTAATACAagtattttacaatctctcgtggtctctcatttttctttgtaCAATTGTAGTCGGAGACCTCTTTTCTAGAGAAAATAATATCTTGGAGCTCTTGTTCTAAGGTTGAAGATGAGCTCTGTGCTCTCGTCCCCCTTGCTTAGCTACCTAAAAATCCCTTATATTCTGGCCCCGTCAATGGTAGTTGAGGAAGTCATCTTTATCCAATTCCTCCTTTGCGTGTTTGACTtgctttctctcatttctcttttttctttctttttcctccctctcctcttcccatttgacattttcttttccttgtccCCTCCTTATATCTTCCCACTTGCCTCCTGATATTGGCCCTTTGATGGGCTGGACTTGGTTTATCTAGGCCTACTATTTTTACCCCTTCAATTGCCTGCGATTCTTAAGGTCGATTTGCTCAACAAGAAGTCCTTGAGAATCTCCAATTCAACAACGAAAGAGATCGTTTgtagaaaaatatagaaaaataaattctaggANNNNNNNNNNNNNNNNNNNNNNNNNNNNNNNNNNNNNNNNNNNNNNNNNNNNNNNNNNNNNNNNNNNNNNNNNNNNNNNNNNNNNNNNNNNNNNNNNNNNNNNNNNNNNNNNNNNNNNNNNNNNNNNNNNNNNNNNNNNNNNNNNNNNNNNNNNNNNNNNNNNNNNNNNNNNNNNNNNNNNNNNNNNNNNNNNNNNNNNNNNNNNNNNNNNNNNNNNNNNNNNNNNNNNNNNNNNNNNNNNNNNNNNNNNNNNNNNNNNNNNNNNNNNNNNNNNNNNNNNNNNNNNNNNNNNNNNNNNNNNNNNNNNNNNNNNNNNNNNNNNNNNNNNNNNNNNNNNNNNNNNNNNNNNNNNNNNNNNNNNNNNNNNNNNNNNNNNNNNNNNNNNNNNNNNNNNNNNNNNNNNNNNNNNNNNNNNNNNNNNNNNNNNNNNNNNNNNNNNNNNNNNNNNNNNNNNNNNNNNNNNNNNNNNNNNNNNNNNNNNNNNNNNNNNNNNNNNNNNNNNNNNNNNNNNNNNNNNNNNNNNNNNNNNNNNNNNNNNNNNNNNNNNNNNNNNNNNNNNNNNNNNNNNNNNNNNNNNNNNNNNNNNNNNNNNNNNNNNNNNNNNNNNNNNNNNNNNNNNNNNNNNNNNNNNNNNNNNNNNNNNNNNNNNNNNNNNNNNNNNNNNNNNNNNNNNNNNNNNNNNNNNNNNNNNNNNNNNNNNNNNNNNNNNNNNNNNNNNNNNNNNNNNNNNNNNNNNNNNNNNNNNNNNNNNNNNNNNNNNNNNNNNNNNNNNNNNNNNNNNNNNNNNNNNNNNNNNNNNNNNNNNNNNNNNNNNNNNNNNNNNNNNNNNNNNNNNNNNNNNNNNNNNNNNNNNNNNNNNNNNNNNNNNNNNNNNNNNNNNNNNNNNNNNNNNNNNNNNNNNNNNNNNNNNNNNNNNNNNNNNNNNNNNNNNNNNNNNNNNNNNNNNNNNNNNNNNNNNNNNNNNNNNNNNNNNNNNNNNNNNNNNNNNNNNNNNNNNNNNNNNNNNNNNNNNNNNNNNNNNNNNNNNNNNNNNNNNNNNNNNNNNNNNNNNNNNNNNNNNNNNNNNNNNNNNNNNNNNNNNNNNNNNNNNNNNNNNNNNNNNNNNNNNNNNNNNNNNNNNNNNNNNNNNNNNNNNNNNNNNNNNNNNNNNNNNNNNNNNNNNNNNNNNNNNNNNNNNNNNNNNNNNNNNNNNNNNNNNNNNNNNNNNNNNNNNNNNNNNNNNNNNNNNNNNNNNNNNNNNNNNNNNNNNNNNNNNNNNNNNNNNNNNNNNNNNNNNNNNNNNNNNNNNNNNNNNNNNNNNNNNNNNNNNNNNNNNNNNNNNNNNNNNNNNNNNNNNNNNNNNNNNNNNNNNNNNNNNNNNNNNNNNNNNNNNNNNNNNNNNNNNNNNNNNNNNNNNNNNNNNNNNNNNNNNNNNNNNNNNNNNNNNNNNNNNNNNNNNNNNNNNNNNNNNNNNNNNNNNNNNNNNNNNNNNNNNNNNNNNNNNNNNNNNNNNNNNNNNNNNNNNNNNNNNNNNNNNNNNNNNNNNNNNNNNNNNNNNNNNNNNNNNNNNNNNNNNNNNNNNNNNNNNNNNNNNNNNNNNNNNNNNNNNNNNNNNNNNNNNNNNNNNNNNNNNNNNNNNNNNNNNNNNNNNNNNNNNNNNNNNNNNNNNNNNNNNNNNNNNNNNNNNNNNNNNNNNNNNNNNNNNNNNNNNNNNNNNNNNNNNNNNNNNNNNNNNNNNNNNNNNNNNNNNNNNNNNNNNNNNNNNN
This genomic window contains:
- the LOC109018887 gene encoding putative calcium-transporting ATPase 13, plasma membrane-type, yielding MVRTTDQIATRVQEDQPVISKMHKRRWRLAITAIYFTRVLTSLSKKILNKTGPLLRTLSYVTIDVHRLKENSSRGKPASYFNVDPKMFSDMVRDKNFESLSQIGGVKDIASILRSDVRDGINGGETDLIQRKIVFGENTYRNPPAKGFLSFLSAAFKDTTIIILMVCAVLSLTFGIKQHGWRDGWYEGGSIILAVIMVVSVSAVSNFRQSRQFDKLSEKSSDIRVEVVRNGRRRPISIFEVVVGDIVYLKIGDRIPADGLFLEGHSLEVDESSMTGEIDLIEIYERSPFMLSGAKVTDGFGFMLVTSVGMNTAWGRMMSSTNRDLKEETPLQARLSKLSSCIGNVGFVVAALVLAVLLIRYFTGNTKDDGGNREFIGTKTMFGDVMNAVVGMIAAAVIIIVVAIPEGLPLALTLTLAYSMKRMMADHALVRKLSACETMGSATTICTDKTGTLTLNEMEVTEFWLGKEALRDYTSFDMANNVLKFLHQAVGLNTGGMIYKPHSASIPEISGSPTEKAILSWAVFSLAMDIEEVKQNYETIHVEAFNSLKKKSGVLVKENGEKTIHTHWKGAAEMILASCSTYYDRAGMRKTIGEEERLQLGTIIKNMAAKSLRCIAFAHKEMAEEDGQILEKLEENGLTFLGLVGLKDPCRLEVKTAVESCRAAGVNIKMITGDNVHTARAIAIECGILNVDENLDHESVVEGVHFRHYSPEERMEKINKILVMARSTPFDKLLMVQCLKQKGHVVAVTGDGTNDAPALKEADIGLSMGIQGTEVAKESSDIVILDDNFTSVETALRWGRCVYSNIQKFIQFQLTVNTAALIINLVAAIASGKVPLTAVQLLWVNLIMDTLGALALATEKPTNDLMKKPPVGRSEPLITIIMWRNLIAQALYQVTIVLVLHFKGVSIFGVDKKVNSTLIFNSFVLFQVFNEFNARKLEKKNIFTGLLTNKMFLAIIGITIVIQVIMVESLKRFANTQRLDWGQWGACIGLAALSWPIGWLVKFIPVSIKD